CTTTTATATATGCTCCAATGCAATAAGAATGTCGATGTGCACCGCCCTCGTTGCAAAGTATCAAGCTGACTTTGCAGCTAGCAGCTGTGCAAGCATACAATGCTTATTTATACATCAACCTTTTGCATTTTGAAGTCATTGCTTTAACATATTTCAGATTACAGAGGTTCCTAAGCTTTATTGTTGAATTCTATCTCTTCAATAATTAGTATATTTCAAGAGGGGCAAAAATAATTGATTATGACTGTAAGGGTATGTGGTGTGTGGTTTGTTCACGAGAAAAGGCTGAACAGATAGTCTGTTATTCCTAGATTTGGTACAGATGCACATTTTGCATCTTACTTATTTCCTACATAAGCACATAAGCAGCAGAATGAGCAGCATAAAGCGTGGTCGATATCAGCTGTGAAAAAAGACAGGTGTGTATGGGTTCAAAGTAGAAAAATATTCTGGTTTGCTAACATTTCAATGGAAGCACAAGAGCTGAGAAAAATAACTGAATTTCACCCATGTGCTAAATGGAGAACAGAAGTTATTTCAAAACTTGTCATTTACATAATTTGCGGCCAAGAACACTGTACAAGCATGCCTTTTCAATTTCAAGTAAGTAGGACTCAGTTTGTAAGGATAAAACGGTAGCATCAACAGCTTAAGCCGGGTCCTAGTACTACTGCATGGGCACCGTCGTATCAGTTCTTCCCCTTGGCGAAGAGCCTGATTCTTTGTCCTGCTTAAAGGCCTTCTTCAGGAAGAATGCCATGGCAAGCTGTGCGCCGAGGTTAGATCGACCTTTCGACAGACAAACGATGCTTCCAATTAGCAAAAGTCCACTTGCAATCGTTTCCCGTGATGACTTCTTCCCTAGCTGCTTGCAGGGAGAAGTTCCGGATGAAGGTGTAGGAGGAGCAACAGCCGCAGCTGTATTCACTGGACATCGATTACTTTCATCCATGTTGATCTGCAAGTCCTGGGGAAACTGATGCAAGAAAATAGATTCATCAGAATGACATTCACACATCATGTGGATACATACATAATTTTAAATTCAAAAGAATTGGCTGATACTACTTATAAACATATTTCATCTCCAAAACAATTGCATTGACTGCATTGTTGTATTTTAATCATGGGAGCAAACAAGAGACAACTTACAATCCATAACAAGCAATAAACTAACATGAATCAACAAACTGTTAAGGAGCACCAACCTTCTTGGTAAGTCTTCGCATGGTCGAAATTGATATCGACGGACCACGGTGCTGAGGATACCGGCGTAAAGCATTGTTCATTTTACAAATATAATTCCAGATGCCCTTGGAAAAGGCTAGCTTTGCCATCTCGATGTTCATGCCATTGTCTTCATGGTGCAGCACTGTGATTTCACATGCGTCTCTTCCAGGGACTACAAGGTAAATTGTAGGTGTAAAATTACCAACAGACCACGTAGATGATATAAGTACCCCGTTACAAAAATGATGACCCTAGAAAGTGTGCAATAAAATTTGTCTAACTTTTACTATTTATATGTAAAAGGATTAATGAGAAAGATCAAATGAAAATACTAACATCATTAGATTTGTCATGAAATCTTTTCATAATTATGTATGCTTTTAGCTTTCTTTGCTAACATATTCATATAAGAAATAACGATCGAAATTGCATCTTCAaaactccctctgttccaaaatagtgTCTACAGTGTTTTTATTTGGTATTACTGATGTTGATATTTTCCTCTATGAACTTGGTCAAGCTTGACTTCTGAAAAAATCTATACGCGCTATGTTTTGTAATGGAGAGTACTTGGTAGATGAATTTACTGCACATTTCAAGCAAATAATAATATACAAGGATTAGCAAGCTATAAATCAAACAGGTAGTTATAAACCAATATTAAAAAGGTATAAAATGGCACTTTCTATTCGTTCCAACTTCCGATTTCCATCAGAGTGGCACATATCAGGTCATACAGGAAATTAACTTAATGGGTACAGAAATATACTACTCAGTACAACTCAGTACACATAGCATTTCCAACTTCCGAGTTCTATTTGTTTTGAGTTCCTCTCAAATGTGCACATAGCATTCAGTACAACTCAATGGGTACAGAAATATTACAAGCATCAGGTTCTTTTATATAAGACAAAGTACAAGTCAATCCaatccacatatttataaagatACAAAGTTGTGATATTGATATAGTAGTTGCATTTGAATCTGAAAACTATGTATTAATTTATATCTTATGGGAATTATATAGGCTGGTATTTCCTGTTGTAACAAAAGCTAGTCACATAATAGCATTCACTCAGCGTCATTCTATATGTCACTTTTTAAAAAGCTACCATCACCACCAAACGAGTCACTGAAAGAAGATAGCTTAGTCTAAGCTAAATAAAATACCAAACAGAAGGCCTTGTATCAATTTTCACTTACCTTTCCTAATACACCACCCCGATCTCAGAAGTCGTACTCGAACAAATTTTCTTTGTATTGGCGCAAGAGAGTGTTCACATTCCTGCCAGGATAAACTAATTAAACAAGGCAATCAGGTAATTCTGCAATAGCAATGTCATTCTCGTTCAGACTGCATATGGGGCAACTCAAGCGTAAACTGagtgacagccttttcttttagAATGGCAGCTCAACTTTACTTCAAGTGACTAATGTTTTCTGGTTCAATTTCATTCAGGTGAGTTTTTTTTCAACATCAGTTGatacaattttttgtttttttggtttcaAGTGATTTTATGTTTATTTGGTTCAACCTTAGTTCAAGTGACTTTATATTTTTGTTTGTTCAACATTAGTTCGAGTGATTTCATGTTTATTTGGTTCAACCTTAGTTCTAGTGATTGTAATTTTTTGGTTCAACCTTGGTTCATGTGATTGTATTTTTTTTGTTAAACCTTAGTTCAAGAGATTTTATGTTATCTACAATGGGCATAACATTATCGCTATAATATGTACGTATGCAGTCACGTCACTGAATTTTCAAGCATAAGAGTTGAATCTTGAATTTCAGGTTAGAATAGAACATTTTAGATGTAACTGTGGCTCCATCAACTTCATTCTGTAATTTACTGCAGGAACATTGCTACCATTCTAGGTGACACAGGACGAGCTAATATTTTCATTTCGGGTGAAAACTGAACCCTTCATGATTAGGATAACTGTACATGAATGTACGTGTAGTGAGTAAATTACTGCATCCGTACAAAAACCAAGAATAGCACAACTGCAGATAAATCGATATCTAATGAAAAGATGTCATATATATCACTGATGCACAGTTGTGTGAAACTGCAAATGAATAGTTTGTGCAAGAGGCAGAGAGGGTGAGGGAGATGTGACTAACCTTGACCAAGCAATAGAAAGAGTTCTCATCTGATGCCCAAACTCGCCATGCCAATATGTACTCTCTTGGTGTTAAAAGAGGGAACTTCTTAACTGTTCGCCCTATCTCAATTCCGCTATTTTCATCACACTGCAGCTGCTCATGCTTTATCACGGTGTTATCCCACTCCATTCTGTACTCATTATCCATGTAAAAGTCCCTCAAAAGCTCTGCTGAGCATCCCTCATAAGTTGTCACACTAAGATATCTAGGTGTGCCATCCTGCATTTGAGAAGAATTACGATAGATAAATAAAATTCGTAAGCTAGACTCTGCACCCAATCATGGCAAACTCTTGTTCAGAATCCAGAAACAACCCATAGGCCCTATGAAATTCCATTTTATCAATAATTAGTGATTAACTCTTGCGAGCATTATGAGTTCTAACTAATTGCAAAGCCTTAATTTCACACCTCAATTTCATGTAAAAGAAAACAGATACAGTTCCAATTCATCGGGGGAAAAGCATAACAATTATTCAAAAAATTGTTTGCAGCCATCATTGAGAATTTTACTAGTGGTCAGGTGGTGGCCGACTACCAGAGTCGATGGGTCGAGTGAAATGTTAATCCTTGTCCGACTAAACCCCTGAATTAATCACAACGAGCCCGTGCTATGATGTATGTGCTACAAATCTTAACATGCTTCTATCTAGCCTAGTATCTCTAGGCTGAACCCAAGAACAATAGCCAAACTCTGGCACATATTTATCTGTAAGATGAGAATGAATACAAATCAATGAGTAACAGGGCAGCGCTGGTACCGCGGTCCTCTCGCACCACGCCTTGTAGGAGACGGCGTCGTTCCCCTTGGCGATGACGGGATCCCAGCCCTCGAGCTCCGGCTGGCGGGCGCCGACCCCCAGGCTGCCCACCAGCTGCCTCAGATCGTCCTCCGTCACGAGGCCCTCCACCCTGCGCTCCACAAAACACAAACACCCCCATCCGATCAAATCAACCGCACGAATTGAACCAAGGGGCAGGGGAGGGGGTATCTGACCGACCCTGAGCCGGAGCTGGACCCGGACCCGGAggacggggagggggaggcgggcgCCGCGGGGGCATCCTCCTGCTGCCGGGCAAGGCGTGCGcgcccccggcggcggcggcggacgaggagGACGGAGAGGTGGGCGACGAGGAGCaggaggagcgcggcggcggtggcccAGCCGCTGGCCCCGCGCGCCGCGGGGCGCCAGAGCTCGGCGGCGCCGAGGAGGGCCTCCAGCGGCGGCATGGGATGGGATGGGTGGCGCGCGCGCGCTCGGGTCGGTCCGCGGCCTTGGGGTTCCCCTCCCCTGCCTTGTTCCTTCCGTGATGGGGGAGAAAGCGAGGAGGctaaaaggagaaaaataaaaatagtCGGAGGAAAATAGGGGAAAAGGGTGAGGCGGGCGGCCCTGCTCGGACGGTCGCCGCAAGTTTTGTGATGGGCTGGGTTTATGCCCTTTTTTTCCTGGGTTCAGACCTTGAGTGTAGTGGCTCACAATGAACTTGGAGTGGGTTACAAGAAATGGGCCACATGAATCTCCTCTTTTTCTCACTGGATGAGTGTGATATGGTTGAATCTTGGTGATGGCCTTGGATAAGATGCACGGCATGGTCCCGCTGGATGTATCCTCTCATATTATTATTTATTAACTGGCTTTATGAATTATAGGAGAAGAGAAGATAATTACAGGAGAAGATTTTGGCACAGAGCGGAGTTTTATTTCGCTACTAGTAAGATCACAGCGCCTCTTGTTTTCATATGCGGTGTTTGCTTCGAATTGTTAGTGCGGGGTACACAATTGATCATAGGATAGCATTCTCATATGGTGTAAATGTTTATAATAAGTTAATAACATTGAGAATATACAACATAATTCTTTTGATTAACataaaccccccccccctctgatTTTCATTAGGAGAAACCAACGGGTTCATAGAGACTactaaaagaaaaagggaaaagaagcCCTAAAGGCAGCGATATCCCTAGACCAACTGAACAAATGAGCAACATAGCACAATACCTGCCAACGACAAAGTATCATTGCAACGACGCAACTTAAAGCATAAACGTTTTCAGGAACAAGCAAACCGGTTTTATGACTTCCAAAAGAATAGACAATATAGATGTAAATGCTTTGTTTAGATAATGAATGCACATGTTCATTGAAGAACTCCATTCCGATATGGTGTATATATGTTGTCTCGATGGCCATGCAAATATGATACCATGTAACTACATTTACCCTTTTTTAGAGAAAGTTGAATATGGCGAGGTTGAAGCAGTTGGATTTCTGTGTTTCTACTCTTTCGATTGTAGTTCTTTGATTTAGTTTACACATAGGATTTCAAAATCCTAGAGGGGAACTTACTACCCAGAGGATACATGTCATCAAAGAGATTTTTTTAAAGCTAGGACTAATTATTACCTCGAATGATAGTAATCTTAGGTAACAACATCACTCCAGGTAATGCTATTTGGATGTTTAGTTGTGCACACATTATAATATCGTGTATGTATGTTAGGATGGCAAATGGCATGCTTTAGAATTTTGATATTCTGCACCACATATTTGCGCAAGAAGATATATACATCATAGTCTCGTGCATCTGCCGACTCATGGAACCTATGTTGCACCCCACAGAGCCCAGATGGTGGAGCAGAGTTTGCTTTTCGGATTATGAGGGAGCAAAGTTAGTGGCATTCCATGATGAAGCATGAGACAAAGCTTGGATGTCTAGGCAGGCCTCATCATAGAGCCGAATCAGAGGCGCTAGCTTGGTGACTTGCTTTACCTTGTATAGGTAGCTTACCTTGTCATGTGGGATTGTGTGTTGTGTCACATAGTTGCATGTTTAGAGAACTAACTTTATCATATTTATCCCTAACCTTGTAAATAAAAGCTGAAAACCCATAGTTGGTTATTCCCATTTCCTCCCCTAGTTGACATCTTTGATCCTTTCAGTACGCCCCAACCATCCGTCCTACCACAACATGGCAATATCATGTATGCCTTGAGACCTTTGCTCCAACTTTTATCAGAGGAATGATATTTGGTCCGATGGAGCTTCCTTGTGCGAAGCGGTAGACCGAGGTACATGCA
This DNA window, taken from Triticum aestivum cultivar Chinese Spring chromosome 1D, IWGSC CS RefSeq v2.1, whole genome shotgun sequence, encodes the following:
- the LOC123182840 gene encoding uncharacterized protein; the protein is MPPLEALLGAAELWRPAARGASGWATAAALLLLLVAHLSVLLVRRRRRGRARLARQQEDAPAAPASPSPSSGSGSSSGSGVEGLVTEDDLRQLVGSLGVGARQPELEGWDPVIAKGNDAVSYKAWCERTADGTPRYLSVTTYEGCSAELLRDFYMDNEYRMEWDNTVIKHEQLQCDENSGIEIGRTVKKFPLLTPREYILAWRVWASDENSFYCLVKECEHSLAPIQRKFVRVRLLRSGWCIRKVPGRDACEITVLHHEDNGMNIEMAKLAFSKGIWNYICKMNNALRRYPQHRGPSISISTMRRLTKKFPQDLQINMDESNRCPVNTAAAVAPPTPSSGTSPCKQLGKKSSRETIASGLLLIGSIVCLSKGRSNLGAQLAMAFFLKKAFKQDKESGSSPRGRTDTTVPMQ